AGTTTGCTTACCTAGGTGATGCTCGCAACAACATGGGTAACTCTCTAATGGTTGGCGCTGCGAAAATGGGCATGGACATTCGCCTTGTTGCTCCAAAGCAGTTCTGGCCAGAAGAAGAGCTATTAGCTCAATGTCGTGAAATCGCAGAACACACTGGCGGCAAAATCACGCTAACAGAAGATGTTCAAGAAGGCGTGCAAGGTTGTGATTTCCTATACACCGACGTTTGGGTATCAATGGGCGAAGCGAAAGAAGCATGGGCTGAGCGTATCAACCTAATGATGCCTTACCAAGTCAACATGGACATGATCAAAGCAACAGGCAACCCACATGTGAAATTCATGCACTGCCTACCTGCTTTCCACGGCGAAGATACCACAGTAGGCAAACAGCTTGCTGCTGAATATCCGCAGCTTAAAGATGGCGTAGAAGTGACAGATGAAGTGGTTGAGTCTGAATACTCTATCGTGTTCGATGAAGCAGAAAACCGCATGCACACCATCAAAGCAGTAATGGTTGCGACATTAGGCAGCTAATTACCTAAGAAACTAAGAAACTAAGAAACTAAACAGTTAAGACGTTAAAAATTAAGAAGCTAGGCACTCACTTGTTCGAAATACGTTGATAAGTTAAGTGCAATGACAGGGAAATGCGGGTGGCGTTCTTGGGATTTTGACCTTGAATAAAGCTCGCATTTTTTTTCATGCGATTGAAGAGATAATTTCCTGAAAAACCCTGTAAGTCTCAGCCCCAACAAAGACTTAAATGAGAGTTTGAAATGGATGCAATCTCGCATAAAAATCCATTAAATGAATACTTTACAGAAAGTATTGCATGGCCTTTTTATCTGAGTATAATCCTCCGCAATTTGTCTTAAGAGAGCAAAAAATGAACCGCAATTCTGTCGCACACGATTGTCAGCCAATACGCCTTAGAACGGCGTTGGTGTCATTTTTATTTTGCTCTATTGATCATTTCGAAGCCTCCTATTTTTAGGGGGCTTTTTTTTGTCCGCAATTTGACTGTATGCATAGAAAAAGGAAGACCCGTTATGGCGCATTCGTTATTTAACAAGCACATCATCTCCATTCCAGAGCTATCTCGTGATGAACTGGAGCTTATCGTCGATACTGCAGCAAGACTCAAAGCAGAACCAAACCCTGAGCTGCTGAAAAATAAAGTCGTTGCGAGCTGCTTCTTTGAGCCTTCAACTCGAACTCGCCTCTCATTTGAAACCGCAGTTCAACGCCTTGGCGGCACAGTCATCGGCTTTGATAATGGCGGCAACACATCGCTGGCGAAAAAAGGCGAAACACTTGCCGATTCCGTTCAAGTTATTTCATCTTACGTGGATGCCTTTGTGATGCGTCACCCACAAGAAGGCGCGGCGCGCTTAGCGTCTGAATTTTCTAACGGTGTGCCAATTGTGAATGGTGGCGACGGTGCAAACCAACACCCAACGCAAACCTTATTGGATCTGTTCTCAATTTACGAAACGCAAGGCACGCTCGATAACCTCAATGTGGCTTTCGTCGGCGACCTAAAATATGGCCGTACCGTACACTCTTTGACGCAAGCACTATCAAAATTCAATAACGTGCGTTTCTTCTTTATCGCGCCAGAAGTGTTAGCGATGCCTGATTACATCTGTGAAGAATTGGAAGAGATGGGCATCCAATACAGCACCCACAGCAGCATTGAAGAAGTGGTACCGGAACTGGATGTCCTGTACATGACTCGCGTACAGAAAGAGCGCTTTGATGCGTCAGAATACGCGCACATGAAGTCGGCTTACATTCTAACGGCCGATACCTTGAAAGATGCACGCCAGAACATGAAGGTGCTTCACCCATTACCACGCGTCGATGAAATCACAACCGACGTCGATAAAACGCCACACGCTTATTACTTTGAACAAGCTGAAAACGGTGTATACGCTCGCGAAGCCCTATTGGCCCTAGTTCTTAACGACACTTTATAAGCAGGAGAAACAGTCATGGTTAAACAAACTCAGCTACAAGTAGAAGCGATCCGTAACGGCAGCGTGATTGACCACATCCCTGCTCATCTTGGTATCAAAATCCTTAAACTGTTTAAGCTACACAAAACAGAACAACGCATCACCATGGGATTGAATCTGCCATCATCTGCGCTTGGTCATAAAGATCTGATCAAGATTGAGAACATATTTCTGACCAAGGAACAAGCCAACCAATTAGCTCTGTATGCGCCGCAAGCGACGGTAAATCAGATTGAAGAGTACAAGGTGGTTAATAAGCTAACATTAGTACTGCCAGACCAAATCAACAGTGTGTACTCCTGCCCGAATAGCAACTGTATTTCGCACGGTGAACCCGTTGAAAGTAGCTTTAAAGTGCAGCTAAAACACGAAAACGTCCAACTAAAATGTCACTATTGTGAAAAAGTATTCTCTCGCGAGATCATGAGTGAAATCCGCTAGCCCTTAGCGCTCTTACCTTCGTAAAAGAAACCGCTCAAACTACATGGATATTTATTCCTAACCCGGAATAAATATCCACTTACCTAAAGAATAAAATTCCACAAAAAAAGCAAATAACCAGAATTTTGTTTGGTGATCACCTTCAAAAAGATAACTATTCTTTAGTGGTAGACTGGATGAATAGAAGATCATACATCACGCATACCCTTCCTATTTATTTCAGGATTCATCGGTAAGCCCTAATTAACAATCGTACTCTACGGCTTTGGGAGTGCGTTCTGCGCTATGGACAAGTGATACCCACACGTTGGCTTTAAGGAGTTGTTCATGAACCAAATCACTGAGCACGGTTGCTTGTATTCAGCTGAAGATAAAACACTGACTGCAGCGTGCAAACGCTTACTACAACAGCAAAGCTTCTCGACCCAGAACCAGCTGCGAGAGAAACTCGTCGACATTGGTTATACAGGCATTAGCCAGTCGACTGTGTCTCGTATTTTGTCACAACTCGGTGTTGTCAAAATCCAGAACGCCTGTGGCAAAAAGGTTTACTGCATCACCGTAGAAAGCGCACCGGTACGTGTCGATGCGTCAATCTCATCACAAATCGAATTAATTACTCACAACCAAGCAATAGTGATCGTAAAAACAAACCCTGGTTGCGCACAGTTGGTCGCAAGATTGGTTGATATCGACCCTCATACCGAGATTATCGGTACGGTTGGCGGCAATGACACGGTGTTAATTATTCCGAAAGACACCACGAATATAGATGCTTGCGAACAAGTAGTAAGAGCACGCTTAGGAGTGGCTTAAATGTCTTATTGGCAAAAGCTGACAACTCATGTTGAGCGACTGACACTCTCTCGACTGCCCCAGAAAATAGCCCACCCGCCTTAGGGGATATTTGTCTACCGATGAAACTAATCACAAACTATTACGGTCTGATTGAGTTAAGATACCTTCAACTCCATTTTGATGACTAAATAGTATGCGACGACTTGCCACATTACTTTTTGTTTGTGTTTCCCTGTTCACCCAGCCTGCGTGGGCGCTTTTTGGAAACGACAACGCCGAGCCAAGCTTCGGAGGCAATAACAACGGTTTTGTCCCTGTAGACCAAGCTTTCCCTTTCAATTACTACCAGCAAGACGGCAAGGTCCTTCTCGATTGGCAAGTAAAAGAGGGCTACTACCTCTATCAACATAGCCTCTCGTTCACTGGCCAAAATCTCGCTATCGGCAATGTTGAAATGGAAGATGGCCAACCACACCAAGATGAATTCTTCGGTGAGGTGAGCATTTATACTCAGCCGTTATTCGTGCAAGTTCCTCTACAGAGTTACCAAGATGGCTCACAGCTGATCGTTAAGTATCAAGGCTGTGCAGATGCTGGTTTCTGCTACCCACCAGAGATTCGTGTCATCGACATTGAACCTTTCACAACAACAAGTTCTCCTAATTCGCAAGGTAGTGACTCACAAGCTTTATCTTCAGCTAGCAACGAGACCGATGTTTCTACGCAACCCTCTTCTCCTACCGCTGACGCAGCAAGCAATACCACTCAACAAACCAATGCTCCTGTTTCAAAAGAAGCAGGTTTAGCCGATAAGCTGGGTGACAGTTGGTGGACTCCATTATTATTCCTCGCACTCGGTGTTGGCTTAGCCTTTACGCCGTGTGTTCTGCCTATGTATCCGATTCTAACGGGTATTGTGCTAGGTGGCGGCAAGCTCAGCCAAGGTCGTGCGCTGATGCTGTCCTTCATCTACGTGCAAGGCATGGCGCTGACCTACACCTTATTAGGTTTAGTGGTTGCTTCAGCAGGCATGCAGTTCCAAGCTGCGATGCAACACCCTTACGTATTAATCGCGCTGAGTGTTCTGTTCGTGACGTTGGCGATGTCGATGTTCGGCGTTTATAACCTACAACTACCAAGCAACATCCAAACTTGGCTTAACAACCAAAGCAATAAACAACAAGGTGGTAATACCTTGGGCGTGTTCGCAATGGGCGCTATCTCTGGCTTGGTGTGTTCACCTTGTACCACAGCGCCACTGTCAGGCGCGTTATTGTATGTGGCTCAAAGTGGCGACCTATTAACCGGAGCGATCGCTCTGTATGCGTTAGCGATGGGTATGGGTATTCCGCTGATTTTGGTTGCGGTATTTGGTAATAAGCTACTACCAAAAGCAGGCAGCTGGATGGACAAGGTGAAGATCGTATTCGGCTTTATCTTGCTGGCAGCGCCTATCTTCCTGCTAGAGCGAATTATTCCTGAATTGTGGGCAACGGTACTTTGGTCTGGTCTTGGCTTCATCGCCTTTGGTTGGCTTTACCATAGCAAGAATGCACTGCCATTCGGTGGTTGGAAACAGAGCGCTGTAGGTATCATCGCGATGCTTGGCCTGTTCGCATCAGCTCAACCTGCACTCAATTACTGGTTCGCAGAAAAGAGCGTTGTGGTTGAGCAACAAATCCAATTTGCCCGCGTCAACACGGTTGAAGAGTTAGAAATCCAGCTCATCGAAGCCAAGAAACTCGGCAAACCAGTGATGCTCGATTTCTACGCCGATTGGTGTGTGGCATGTAAAGAGTTTGAGAAGTACACCTTCCACCAAGCAGATGTTGAGAACAAGCTTTCTGATTTCGTCCTGCTTCAGGCTGACGTAACGAGAAACATGCCTCAAGACATTGAACTGCTTAAACAATTACAGGTGCTGGGCTTACCAACCATTGAGTTCTGGGATGGCGAGGGTAACCATGTTCCAAATGCTCGTGTGACGGGCTTTATGCCTGCCGATGTATTCTTGAAACATATGCAAAACCACCAGCTATAGCGACGACATTCGTCTAAATACAAGCACTAACGAAAGCCGCACCGCCCCTCCGTAACGAGATGGCAGTGCGGCTTTTTTGCTATTCAGAGTAACGCTTTCTTATTCCGGGGATAAAAGTCGATATGGTTCAGACTTTTAATGCATAGATATTGTCCACATACTCAATCAGGATGATAATAAATATTAACTAAATTGTTAAAAGTATGAACGTCATGGACTCGACCTATACCATCATCATTGCTGATGACCACCCTCTCTTTCGCAACGCCCTGTTTCAGTCAGTTCATATGGCTATCAGCGGTGCGAACCTGCTTGAGGCTGATTCTCTCGATGCCTTACTGACTCTACTAAAAAAAGAAGATGAACCAGACCTGTTACTTCTCGACCTTAAAATGCCGGGAGCAAACGGGATGTCGGGCTTAATTCAACTGCGTGCTGAATATCCAGATTTACCGATCGTGGTGATCTCAGCCAGCGAGGATGCCAGCGTTGTCACTCAAGTGAAAAGCCACGGTGCCTTTGGTTTCATTCCTAAGTCGAGTGATATGCGTGAATTGGTCAGTGCACTCAATCAAGTGCTGAATGGCGACCCGTTCTTTCCTGAAGGGCTTATCACCAATAATGCAGCCTGTAGCGACCTTGCGGAAAAGCTTTCCACGCTGACACCTCAGCAATACAAGGTGCTAGGGATGCTTTCAGACGGCTTGCTAAACAAGCAAATCGCGTATGAATTGAATGTTTCGGAAGCGACCATCAAGGCACATATGACAGCCATCTTCCGTAAACTGGATGTGAAAAACCGAACTCAAGCAGTTATCTTGCTACAAGAAATCCACAATTAAGCTTCGTTTACATCCTCTTCTAAAGTCGTCTTAGGCAAACATAAACCCAGCTTGACGACTTTATGATCATCTATATCTGCAACCACCCAAGTGATGTCATGCCACTCGAAGCTGTCGCCTAATACCGGGTGTGCCCCAAGCTCTTGATCAACCAATTGTTTTAGCGTCATTTCTCGCTCTTCTTCCGAGCCAAGTTCAATACCATAACAATCGCTTACCGCAGCGACCGATAACCCAACATCTAAGAAGAAGTCACCGAAGAATCGA
Above is a window of Vibrio atlanticus DNA encoding:
- a CDS encoding response regulator transcription factor, encoding MDSTYTIIIADDHPLFRNALFQSVHMAISGANLLEADSLDALLTLLKKEDEPDLLLLDLKMPGANGMSGLIQLRAEYPDLPIVVISASEDASVVTQVKSHGAFGFIPKSSDMRELVSALNQVLNGDPFFPEGLITNNAACSDLAEKLSTLTPQQYKVLGMLSDGLLNKQIAYELNVSEATIKAHMTAIFRKLDVKNRTQAVILLQEIHN
- the pyrI gene encoding aspartate carbamoyltransferase regulatory subunit, translating into MVKQTQLQVEAIRNGSVIDHIPAHLGIKILKLFKLHKTEQRITMGLNLPSSALGHKDLIKIENIFLTKEQANQLALYAPQATVNQIEEYKVVNKLTLVLPDQINSVYSCPNSNCISHGEPVESSFKVQLKHENVQLKCHYCEKVFSREIMSEIR
- the pyrB gene encoding aspartate carbamoyltransferase translates to MAHSLFNKHIISIPELSRDELELIVDTAARLKAEPNPELLKNKVVASCFFEPSTRTRLSFETAVQRLGGTVIGFDNGGNTSLAKKGETLADSVQVISSYVDAFVMRHPQEGAARLASEFSNGVPIVNGGDGANQHPTQTLLDLFSIYETQGTLDNLNVAFVGDLKYGRTVHSLTQALSKFNNVRFFFIAPEVLAMPDYICEELEEMGIQYSTHSSIEEVVPELDVLYMTRVQKERFDASEYAHMKSAYILTADTLKDARQNMKVLHPLPRVDEITTDVDKTPHAYYFEQAENGVYAREALLALVLNDTL
- a CDS encoding ornithine carbamoyltransferase yields the protein MAFNLRNRNFLKLLDFTPREIQHLLDLSMELKKAKYNGYEQPTLTGKNIALIFEKTSTRTRCAFEVAAFDQGARVSYLGPSGSQIGHKESMKDTARVLGRMYDGIEYRGFGQEIVEELGAYAGVPVWNGLTDEFHPTQILADFLTMTEYGRGKQLHEIKFAYLGDARNNMGNSLMVGAAKMGMDIRLVAPKQFWPEEELLAQCREIAEHTGGKITLTEDVQEGVQGCDFLYTDVWVSMGEAKEAWAERINLMMPYQVNMDMIKATGNPHVKFMHCLPAFHGEDTTVGKQLAAEYPQLKDGVEVTDEVVESEYSIVFDEAENRMHTIKAVMVATLGS
- a CDS encoding protein-disulfide reductase DsbD; this translates as MRRLATLLFVCVSLFTQPAWALFGNDNAEPSFGGNNNGFVPVDQAFPFNYYQQDGKVLLDWQVKEGYYLYQHSLSFTGQNLAIGNVEMEDGQPHQDEFFGEVSIYTQPLFVQVPLQSYQDGSQLIVKYQGCADAGFCYPPEIRVIDIEPFTTTSSPNSQGSDSQALSSASNETDVSTQPSSPTADAASNTTQQTNAPVSKEAGLADKLGDSWWTPLLFLALGVGLAFTPCVLPMYPILTGIVLGGGKLSQGRALMLSFIYVQGMALTYTLLGLVVASAGMQFQAAMQHPYVLIALSVLFVTLAMSMFGVYNLQLPSNIQTWLNNQSNKQQGGNTLGVFAMGAISGLVCSPCTTAPLSGALLYVAQSGDLLTGAIALYALAMGMGIPLILVAVFGNKLLPKAGSWMDKVKIVFGFILLAAPIFLLERIIPELWATVLWSGLGFIAFGWLYHSKNALPFGGWKQSAVGIIAMLGLFASAQPALNYWFAEKSVVVEQQIQFARVNTVEELEIQLIEAKKLGKPVMLDFYADWCVACKEFEKYTFHQADVENKLSDFVLLQADVTRNMPQDIELLKQLQVLGLPTIEFWDGEGNHVPNARVTGFMPADVFLKHMQNHQL
- a CDS encoding arginine repressor, with translation MNQITEHGCLYSAEDKTLTAACKRLLQQQSFSTQNQLREKLVDIGYTGISQSTVSRILSQLGVVKIQNACGKKVYCITVESAPVRVDASISSQIELITHNQAIVIVKTNPGCAQLVARLVDIDPHTEIIGTVGGNDTVLIIPKDTTNIDACEQVVRARLGVA